The Hordeum vulgare subsp. vulgare chromosome 4H, MorexV3_pseudomolecules_assembly, whole genome shotgun sequence genomic interval tccttttttcgtagatccgtatttttaaaacgttttatctcttaaaccgtgcgtccaaatttcgaatcgttttcatcgttggcttctcacgttgataggttttgatgaactttttttcacgaAAAAACAGGACGAAAAAATTGTGCCTCACGCGAtaggaaaaaaacagaaagcgCGTTTTTTCCTTTCCGTGAGGCACtgatcgtgcctctcgcgaagtcaaaccgtgcctctcgcggaaaaaaaaacagaaacgtgTTTTTCCCCTTTTCGGGAGAGGCACGGGCATGCCTCTGGCGAAAAGAAAAGcgtgcctttcgcggaagcaaatcCGTGCGTCTCGCGAAGAAAAAAAAAACGTGTTTctcacaaaaaaaacaaaaaatgcgtTTTTTCCTTTCCTAAAGGCAcggacgtgcctctcgcgaaggcaaaaccgtgtctctcgcaaaaacaaaaccatgcctctggcaaaaaaaacgtgtttttcatgtaaaaaacaaaaaacgcgttttttcgcAAAAATAAAATTTTTAGTTTTTCCATCCAAAAATTACAAAAGACCAGTGAAAAACCATAacaccaaaaaattcagaaaaaactttaaaaaaacaaaaatgcgtgtgaaaaaataaaaaataaaatttaaaaaaaaaacgcTCAAAGCACGATACATGACGACGGCTGGAAACACGTCAAGTAACGACGCGCGGGAGCAACCGTTGGAAGGCTCCTCAAGAAACGTTGGTAACTAGTTGTTTCCATCGTCCATGCATAATAGAAATTCCAGCCTGGCCGCAGGATTTGGTATCATATGCAAATCGGATTAGAGAACCTCGCGTGCTAGCCTCCTAACTGCACAATGTACTTCAAGATTTGTGTCTACATGACATGGGGCTAACGCTATGTGTCCGGGCTTATGACCGTGTTCCAAGTGTGATTTCGTTAAGTTTGGATTGCTTGTCACGAATGTCACGTGGTGTTCCAAGAGTGTTTGACTGGTTCATTTTTGTTTGATGCATTTGTCCTGTTTGGGACAATTTTGTATCTTGTGCTAGCTACGTGGGGTTCAGGTATGTGGGGCTGGCTTTCACGATTTTTCAAGTTTCTACAAGGTTATGTAGTAGGTTTTTTCTCTGTTTCCTCCACGAGTTCTATCAGTTTTCCTTTTATTCTATTTTCTATTAAAAAATTCGAACAATTGTTAGCATTTTTTGAAGCCATTGATAGTTTTTAATATTCGTAAACATTttctaaatacatgaataatttttTGTAAATTCTTAAGTACCTTTGAAGTCCGTGAACAGTTTTGTAACTTCATGATTATTGTCTAAAATCCATTGAAAAATTATCtgctaataaataataaataatagAGAAAAATCCTTAAaattacaaggaaaatgaaataaAATCTAAAGAGTCAAAGTGTCACATGGACCGTCTTTGTGTCAGCAATGGGTGGGGCATATGTCGGGCAAACGGGAGCAATTAGTTAGGGAGCGCTCCTTCATGAGCCTCCGAACGATCGCTTCCGCACGTTGTCACTTGGCGTGTTCTCGGCCGCTGTCACGTATCGCGTTTTGAGCATttccttcgtattttttttaattttttcgcaCGTGTTTTCGGTTTTTTAGAGTGGGTTTTTTCGCACGTATGTGCCTCATGGGAAGAGAAAAAACACGttttctcctctctctttttcttgcgagaggcacgattttgctttcgCGATAGACACGATTTTGCTATCGCAAGAAGCACGATCGTGCCtctcagaaagaaaaaaaaacgtgttttctgctttctcttttttccgcgagaggcacggttttgcttctgcgagaggcacggttgtgCTATCgcaagaggcacggccgtgcctctcggacAGGGAAAACGCGTTTTgtgctctctttttttttctacaAAAGATTCGGTTTTGCTTCcgagagaggcacggttttgctatcACAAGAGGCACtgtcgtgcctctcggaaagggaaaaaCGTATTTTTTACTCTTTCTTTTTtccacgagaggcacggttttgctatcCCGAGAGTCACGGACGTGCCTCTTGGAGagggaaaaaacgtgttttttgctctctctctcttttttccgcGAGAGGTACCGTTTTGCTcccacgagaggcacggttttgctgccgcgagaggcacgaccgtgcatctcggaaaggaaaaaatgcaggttttattccgggttttttcatgaaaaaaagtttgtcaaaacctatcaacatgggatctagttttgaagatctcgacgcgagaaacaCAGCGGTTAAAACAGTTTAAGATTTGAACGCACGGGTTAGAAgataaaatatttcaaaaatacggatctatgaaaaaaaagaaaaaacttccaggttgcgacaagtggcacgCATGTAATACGCCACTTGTCGCAATCAGAGAGATGAAAGTAATCGCTGAAAGGTATACTCGCTTGTCGCAATCAGAGAGATGGGAGTAATCGTTGAAAGGTATACACGCTAATTAGTGATTTCACGGATAACCCCTATTTGGCGCTGTAGGCGCCGGTTATAGTGTAATTTTCCTAACCGACGCAGTCGCATGAGCTGGGCTCGGCCCATATTATCTTTTTTCTGTCGTACAAAGAACAAAAACAAAGCGTGCGTCGATCAAGATTCTATCCTACGATGTCTTAGTGATTCGCACGATGCAATAACCTATCGACCGTCGACCATCAGTTATTCAACTACCGCTTCTTACCTATTTTCTACTAGTAcatccttttcctttttttatttttttattttcttttgtctttCTTTATTTATTCGGAAGGGTTTTGTTCTGGTTTTTACTATTTTTCTTTGTTCGTTTTTTCGTTtttgttcttttccttttttcaaatttgaagaactttctttcaaattcgatgaattttttttcaaaattgatgaactctttttcaaaatcgatgaactcTTTTTCAAATACGATGGACtcttttcaaaatcaatgaactctTTTTTACAATTGATGAACTAATTTTAAAATCCAATGAATGTTTTCCCGCACTAGATGAAGTTTTTTTAAATTTATGAACTAtttccaaatttgatgaactattccttaaattgatgaacctttttaaaagtttgtgaacttttttatcaaattggtgaacttttttcTTTCTTGTGAAATTTTttcaaattcgtgaacttttttcaaactcACAAACTTTTATTAAATTAGAGATATTTTAAAATTTTGTAAAAAATTTCTCAAATTAGTGAATTTTAAATATCCGTACTCTTTTTTAATACGTGaggcttttctttttgaaaacaattcgtgaatttttaaaaaatatgtgAACTTCCATTTTTTGGAACAAGGCAGCTACTTTTCTTATTAAATTTATTCGAAGTAGTATTGATCACTACTACCATTTAGTTCTAGTGGTTGGTTCAAGGATCAGCCTTGTTCCATGGCAAGCTGAAGGTCGGCCCGGCCTGATTATTCTCGTATTGTGAAAGGAAGGTGTCAAGTTAAAAAATTATGCTGATGGATCGGGAAGCTCCTATTTGTGGCATTTCCTATTTGGCGCCATAGACATCAGTTAATGTGCATTTTTTGTTACCTGTCGCATGTGGCGTTCGAATTGGCCCATCAAGGCGATGTTGCGAGCGTTGGTTCGGTTAGACGATGCTGAAGGTGCGGTATAGGAGATCCCCATATGTTGTGTCGAGTAAAAGGGTTGTGATGTTCCCAGCCGGGAGGCCTGGTTTGAGGATCAGCCTTGTTCCATGGCAAGCTGAAGGCCGGCCCAGCCTGATTATTCTCATATCGTGAAAGGAAGCTGTCAAGTCAAAAAACTATGCTCATGGGTCGGGAGCTCCTATTTCCAGCATTTCCTATTTGGCGTCACAGGCGTGAGTTAATGTGCATTTTTTGTTACCTCGCGCATGTGGCGTTCGAACTGGGACGGCCCATCAAAGGCTTTTgactttttttttgcaaattcaatgatttttttaaatatggATGATTTTTTGAAATTTGATGAACATCTTTTTGAAAATGGATGAAATTCTTTAAGATTTATGAACTTCTTTTCAGttcaattaacttttttaaataaTACATGGAGTTTTTTTTGAATCTTTATGAACTTCCTTCAAATTTATTGAACTTTTTAAAAGTTTAATGAACTTTTCCTAAATTGGATGAACTTTGTTTCattttcaatgaactttttttcaaaattggtGAGCCTTTTTTAAATATTTGAAGTTTTTTTCCAAATGGTTGAGTCTTTTTTTTAATCTGTAAACCTTTTTTGattttataatttttttcataacaaaaaatcagaaaaggaaaaaaactggAAAGCACTCTAATGGACTGACTCATACTAGGCATCGAATCGTTAAAAGCCACATGCAGCGCTGCATAGGAGTTCCCTCAATTTGTCACTAACTACAGGAAGGAGGTGCGTGCGAAATGACTAGTTAGCGAATACACCTCCAACGATTACTCCATCTTCataggttgcgacaagtggcgcACTGCATGCGTGCCACTTGTCGCAATCCGGGACTTTTcccttttttcgtagatccgtattttcaaaacgttttatcttcTAAACCGTGTGTTCAAATCTCGTACCGTTCTCATCATTAgctttctcgcgtcgagatcttcaaaactagatcccatgttgataggttttgacgaactttttttttcatgaaaaaaacgaAAGAAAACAACCGGACCAAAAAACTGCGCCTCACGCGATAGAAAAAAACTGAAAACGCGCttttttccctttccgagaggcacgggtcgtgcctctcgcgaaggcaaaaccgtgcctctcgcggaagcaaactcGTACCTCTCGCGGGAAAAAAAgaacagaaaacgcgtttttcccCTTTTCGGAAGAGGCACGGGCGTGTCTCTcgcaaaggcaaaaccgtgccttttgcgaaagcaaaaccgtgcctctcgcaaaaaaaaacagaaaatgcattttttttcctttcaggcgtgcctctcgtgaaggcaaaaccgtgtctctcgtaaaaaaaaacagaaaacacgttttatTTTCCTTTCCAAAAGGCatgggcgtgcctctcgcgaaggcaaaactgtgtctctcgcaaaaatatgaaaacacatttttttcctttccaagaggcacggctgtgcctctcgcaaaaaaaaaaagaaacgaATTTTCGcgtaaaaaaacgtgtttttttagaaaaaaaaatgcttttttttcttccaaaagttacgaaagaccggtgaaaaaccataacaccaaaaaaatcagaaaataacCACTCAAAAAGGATGAAAACGCGTGCGAAAAAATTAAAAAAGGAACAAAATCCGAAGGAAACGCTCTTAGCACGACACGTGGCGACGGTTCGAAAAAGTGGCATCGCGCAGGAACGATCGCTGGAAGACTCCCGAGGAAGCGCTCGCCGGCTAGTTGCTCCCAGACGCGTgccgcacgggggggggggggggggggcgactggACGGCCCAGCTTTCTTTTTTGTCCCAAAAAAATCTGAtaatttcctctatttttttctgtttctttttttccttttctgctcAGTACCTTTTTTTTGGTTCATTTGTTCTTTCCTTTTCCCTTTTATTTGCTAACTTAAAGCAAAAAatatttttcgaatttgaagaacaatttttcaaaatacagaacattttttgaaaatcgagaacattttttacaaaatTATGAACAAAGTTTGAAAAACGACAATGTTTcgaaatttggaacattttttaaaagcaagaacatttttcgaaaatTATAAACAATTTTAGAACACGAACTTAGTTTAAAAATTGAACAAAAGTTTCATATTTTGGTCATAGTGTCTTGCGTCTACTTTAATAATAGTCCTTCCATTTATTTGGACAACATTCACAATAGCAAATTAATATCATTAGACCCATCACAGAATCAATTGATGGACCTTTCTATAAGCAAACATTTAATACTGAATTAAACTACACACTAAATCAGTATCAGATATTGTTATGGAACCAACCGTAATCGGGCATGCATCAAGAAAGTAGTATCAGATATTGATATGGGTCCAATAATGGATCatgtcctatgcgccaaggatcggCCACATTGATTGGTACTGTTAGATAGATATATGGTGTATAAGGACATGCATTCAGTCATTTCCGTCTATCTATTCAACCATGTCCCGGCGCTTCTATTTAAACGCCCCCGGTTCACATGTCATGACCCTCCACTGCTCTGAGTATCTGACTGATCTCAACTCTCAAGCTTCCAAACCTCGCTGATCGATCCAAAGCCAGCAGCCATGAGGAGCAGCATCCCCCTCGTCATCGGCGTGGTCGCCGTCATCTACGCCGTCGCCATGCCCGCCACGGCGATGCCCGGCGGGTGGGAACACATCGGTAACATCAAGGACCCGAGGATCCAGAGGCTCGGCAAGTGGGCGGTGGCGGAGCACGTGAAGCAGGCGAGAGACAGGCTGAGGTTCAGCAAGGTGGTGCTGGGCACGGTGCAGGTGGTGTCGGGCTTCAACTACCGGCTCCTCGTCCAGGCGCTGGACGGCGCCGGCAAGAAGGGCGCGTACAAGGCGGAGGTGTACGAGGAGGCAGCCGGCAAAGGGCGCAAACTCGTCTCCTTCACCCCGGTCGACAAAAAGGCGTAGGCCTTTTGGTGTATTTTTTGTAGTTCTTGATGGACATCCGTCACAACTCACAAGAAATATTAATCGGGCAACGAAAGTTGCAGATCCAACTGCTTTACCTTTGCCTCACATCACATAATCTACATGTGTATTGAGAAACTGATGGAAAACGTGGATGCCTTACATTCTACTAGTACAATTTTGAATTTGAAAGCCTGAGAGAACAGAATTGCTAAGTTCAGTTCTCTCTGCAAAAAAGTCAAAGCCTTCTTTGCCACCAAAGATTTTATGCTATCTACACCATCAGATATGAGATGGTTCCCGTTTCGAAGGGGGAAAAAAATATGAGATGGTTTTCCGGGTTCTACAGTTGAGGAGCCAACCAGTCAGTACTCACAAACTCACAAGCTTATCTCATGCCTCCACGAGCCCTTTGCTACGTGCTTTCTTCTTCCCGCCCTTCCCCTCCTTCGGACTTGCTTGACCGTTCTCTTCGACTTCGGTTTCTATTTTAGCGAAAATAGGCTTCGGCTCCATCATTGCCTGGCCTGCTTTAAGGGCTCCCCATTTGGTATCATCCTGCAGGACAGTTCAACACAGGGTTGTAAGCAAGCCATGCCACTGGAAAAAAATTGTATTGCAGATTTGCTATTTATAGGTTTGAACATTGTGTTCTCTGAGGGTATTAGTTCATATACAGCCTAGACAACGGCTGTAAAATACTATGCAAAATTGGGTTTAGACCTAAATAGCATATCCCTGGACATATAAGAACATACCCATCTCAACGTACGAAACTGGTCTTCTGTGAAACCAAGCTGTGTATAAATCCTCAACGAAAGGCTTGGAGTGATTGGAGACAACGCTATTGCAATTATTCTCATTGCCTCTAGAATAATGACGAGATCCTGTGGTGAAGTgaagataaaaaataatgaataAGGAAAATGTCAcagacaaaataaaataataacatgCCAACAAAATTCTACTCCCTCCAATCCGGTACAAAGTTGTACTGAAGCTGCGACAATTaatttggatcggagggagtaataGCAATAAGCATCTGAAATATTTAGCATAAACAATTCCATTATCTATTCCACCAACAATGGAGTTCGAATTTGTAGACAATTAGTGACTATGTCTATATGTCACACATCAAACAAATAACACAAACTAGCCACCCAAAAATCATCACAACGATTCATCAGAACGACTAGAGTTATGTTA includes:
- the LOC123449360 gene encoding cysteine proteinase inhibitor 8-like, which produces MRSSIPLVIGVVAVIYAVAMPATAMPGGWEHIGNIKDPRIQRLGKWAVAEHVKQARDRLRFSKVVLGTVQVVSGFNYRLLVQALDGAGKKGAYKAEVYEEAAGKGRKLVSFTPVDKKA